From one Magnolia sinica isolate HGM2019 chromosome 18, MsV1, whole genome shotgun sequence genomic stretch:
- the LOC131232781 gene encoding probable serine/threonine-protein kinase PBL19 isoform X2 yields MKCLFPFKDKASKSAPAAAERRKSNDPRAQRVTKSASSITNASSSRRSIPALYEEKAHNLRVFSFSELTNATNDFHRSLKIGEGGFGSVYKGFVKPPDGDGERIAVAIKKLNKESLQGHKQWVAEVQFLAVVEHPNLVKLIGYCAADGERGIQRLLVYEFMPNKTLEDHLFSPALPVLPWKRRLEIVLGAAQGLAYLHGGLEVQVIYRDFKASNVLLDEEFKPKLSDFGLAREGPSEGHTHVSTAVVGTYGYAAPDYVETGHLTIKSDVWSFGVVLYEILTGRRSLERNRPRMEQKLLEWVKEFPVDNNKFVMIMDPRLRNHYSLGAARMIAKLADRCLSKQSKDRPMMAEVVATLKQAIQASKTIGPPETDAAPSSMARLGNDKRGDRANQPEQSRRPIAARERR; encoded by the exons ATGAAGTGTTTGTTCCCCTTTAAGGATAAAGCTTCAAAATCAGCTCCAGCGGCAGCAGAGCGAAGGAAATCGAATGATCCACGTGCTCAAAGGGTGACAAAATCTGCAAGTTCGATCACCAACGCCTCATCCTCACGTCGCAGTATCCCAGCTTTGTACGAGGAGAAGGCGCACAACTTGCGTGTTTTTTCATTCAGTGAGCTCACAAATGCCACTAATGATTTCCACCGGTCACTAAAGATTGGAGAAGGTGGATTTGGGAGCGTCTATAAGGGCTTCGTCAAGCCTCCTGATGGTGATGGCGAACGCATTGCAGTGGCCATTAAAAAGCTCAACAAGGAGAGTTTGCAG gGCCATAAACAATGGGTGGCAGAAGTTCAATTTCTTGCCGTAGTAGAGCACCCTAATCTTGTAAAACTCATCGGATATTGTGCTGCGGATGGTGAAAGAGGGATCCAGAGGCTCTTGGTCTATGAGTTTATGCCTAACAAGACCTTAGAAGATCATTTATTCAGTCCGGCATTGCCTGTTCTTCCATGGAAGAGAAGACTCGAGATCGTCTTGGGTGCAGCTCAAGGATTGGCGTATCTGCACGGAGGATTGGAAGTTCAG GTAATATATCGAGATTTCAAGGCATCTAACGTTCTGTTAGATGAGGAGTTTAAGCCCAAGCTGTCGGACTTTGGACTAGCTAGGGAGGGACCATCTGAGGGGCACACTCATGTGTCCACAGCG GTTGTGGGCACTTATGGGTATGCGGCCCCAGACTACGTTGAGACAGGCCATCTCACAATCAAGAGCGATGTGTGGAGTTTTGGAGTGGTGCTATATGAGATCCTGACAGGTAGGAGATCGTTGGAAAGAAATCGCCCGAGAATGGAACAGAAGTTACTGGAATGGGTGAAAGAATTTCCCGTGGACAATAACAAGTTCGTCATGATCATGGACCCAAGGCTCAGGAATCACTACTCCCTCGGCGCTGCACGCATGATCGCCAAGTTGGCGGACAGGTGCCTGTCCAAGCAATCCAAGGACCGTCCAATGATGGCCGAGGTGGTGGCCACCTTGAAGCAAGCGATCCAAGCTTCAAAAACCATAGGCCCACCGGAGACGGATGCCGCACCTTCTTCCATGGCCCGCTTAGGCAATGATAAGAGGGGTGATCGTGCCAACCAACCTGAGCAATCGAGACGGCCGATAGCAGCACGCGAACGTCGTTG A
- the LOC131232781 gene encoding probable serine/threonine-protein kinase PBL19 isoform X3, giving the protein MKCLFPFKDKASKSAPAAAERRKSNDPRAQRVTKSASSITNASSSRRSIPALYEEKAHNLRVFSFSELTNATNDFHRSLKIGEGGFGSVYKGFVKPPDGDGERIAVAIKKLNKESLQGHKQWVAEVQFLAVVEHPNLVKLIGYCAADGERGIQRLLVYEFMPNKTLEDHLFSPALPVLPWKRRLEIVLGAAQGLAYLHGGLEVQVVGTYGYAAPDYVETGHLTIKSDVWSFGVVLYEILTGRRSLERNRPRMEQKLLEWVKEFPVDNNKFVMIMDPRLRNHYSLGAARMIAKLADRCLSKQSKDRPMMAEVVATLKQAIQASKTIGPPETDAAPSSMARLGNDKRGDRANQPEQSRRPIAARERRW; this is encoded by the exons ATGAAGTGTTTGTTCCCCTTTAAGGATAAAGCTTCAAAATCAGCTCCAGCGGCAGCAGAGCGAAGGAAATCGAATGATCCACGTGCTCAAAGGGTGACAAAATCTGCAAGTTCGATCACCAACGCCTCATCCTCACGTCGCAGTATCCCAGCTTTGTACGAGGAGAAGGCGCACAACTTGCGTGTTTTTTCATTCAGTGAGCTCACAAATGCCACTAATGATTTCCACCGGTCACTAAAGATTGGAGAAGGTGGATTTGGGAGCGTCTATAAGGGCTTCGTCAAGCCTCCTGATGGTGATGGCGAACGCATTGCAGTGGCCATTAAAAAGCTCAACAAGGAGAGTTTGCAG gGCCATAAACAATGGGTGGCAGAAGTTCAATTTCTTGCCGTAGTAGAGCACCCTAATCTTGTAAAACTCATCGGATATTGTGCTGCGGATGGTGAAAGAGGGATCCAGAGGCTCTTGGTCTATGAGTTTATGCCTAACAAGACCTTAGAAGATCATTTATTCAGTCCGGCATTGCCTGTTCTTCCATGGAAGAGAAGACTCGAGATCGTCTTGGGTGCAGCTCAAGGATTGGCGTATCTGCACGGAGGATTGGAAGTTCAG GTTGTGGGCACTTATGGGTATGCGGCCCCAGACTACGTTGAGACAGGCCATCTCACAATCAAGAGCGATGTGTGGAGTTTTGGAGTGGTGCTATATGAGATCCTGACAGGTAGGAGATCGTTGGAAAGAAATCGCCCGAGAATGGAACAGAAGTTACTGGAATGGGTGAAAGAATTTCCCGTGGACAATAACAAGTTCGTCATGATCATGGACCCAAGGCTCAGGAATCACTACTCCCTCGGCGCTGCACGCATGATCGCCAAGTTGGCGGACAGGTGCCTGTCCAAGCAATCCAAGGACCGTCCAATGATGGCCGAGGTGGTGGCCACCTTGAAGCAAGCGATCCAAGCTTCAAAAACCATAGGCCCACCGGAGACGGATGCCGCACCTTCTTCCATGGCCCGCTTAGGCAATGATAAGAGGGGTGATCGTGCCAACCAACCTGAGCAATCGAGACGGCCGATAGCAGCACGCGAACGTCGTTGGTAG
- the LOC131232781 gene encoding probable serine/threonine-protein kinase PBL19 isoform X1, with product MKCLFPFKDKASKSAPAAAERRKSNDPRAQRVTKSASSITNASSSRRSIPALYEEKAHNLRVFSFSELTNATNDFHRSLKIGEGGFGSVYKGFVKPPDGDGERIAVAIKKLNKESLQGHKQWVAEVQFLAVVEHPNLVKLIGYCAADGERGIQRLLVYEFMPNKTLEDHLFSPALPVLPWKRRLEIVLGAAQGLAYLHGGLEVQVIYRDFKASNVLLDEEFKPKLSDFGLAREGPSEGHTHVSTAVVGTYGYAAPDYVETGHLTIKSDVWSFGVVLYEILTGRRSLERNRPRMEQKLLEWVKEFPVDNNKFVMIMDPRLRNHYSLGAARMIAKLADRCLSKQSKDRPMMAEVVATLKQAIQASKTIGPPETDAAPSSMARLGNDKRGDRANQPEQSRRPIAARERRW from the exons ATGAAGTGTTTGTTCCCCTTTAAGGATAAAGCTTCAAAATCAGCTCCAGCGGCAGCAGAGCGAAGGAAATCGAATGATCCACGTGCTCAAAGGGTGACAAAATCTGCAAGTTCGATCACCAACGCCTCATCCTCACGTCGCAGTATCCCAGCTTTGTACGAGGAGAAGGCGCACAACTTGCGTGTTTTTTCATTCAGTGAGCTCACAAATGCCACTAATGATTTCCACCGGTCACTAAAGATTGGAGAAGGTGGATTTGGGAGCGTCTATAAGGGCTTCGTCAAGCCTCCTGATGGTGATGGCGAACGCATTGCAGTGGCCATTAAAAAGCTCAACAAGGAGAGTTTGCAG gGCCATAAACAATGGGTGGCAGAAGTTCAATTTCTTGCCGTAGTAGAGCACCCTAATCTTGTAAAACTCATCGGATATTGTGCTGCGGATGGTGAAAGAGGGATCCAGAGGCTCTTGGTCTATGAGTTTATGCCTAACAAGACCTTAGAAGATCATTTATTCAGTCCGGCATTGCCTGTTCTTCCATGGAAGAGAAGACTCGAGATCGTCTTGGGTGCAGCTCAAGGATTGGCGTATCTGCACGGAGGATTGGAAGTTCAG GTAATATATCGAGATTTCAAGGCATCTAACGTTCTGTTAGATGAGGAGTTTAAGCCCAAGCTGTCGGACTTTGGACTAGCTAGGGAGGGACCATCTGAGGGGCACACTCATGTGTCCACAGCG GTTGTGGGCACTTATGGGTATGCGGCCCCAGACTACGTTGAGACAGGCCATCTCACAATCAAGAGCGATGTGTGGAGTTTTGGAGTGGTGCTATATGAGATCCTGACAGGTAGGAGATCGTTGGAAAGAAATCGCCCGAGAATGGAACAGAAGTTACTGGAATGGGTGAAAGAATTTCCCGTGGACAATAACAAGTTCGTCATGATCATGGACCCAAGGCTCAGGAATCACTACTCCCTCGGCGCTGCACGCATGATCGCCAAGTTGGCGGACAGGTGCCTGTCCAAGCAATCCAAGGACCGTCCAATGATGGCCGAGGTGGTGGCCACCTTGAAGCAAGCGATCCAAGCTTCAAAAACCATAGGCCCACCGGAGACGGATGCCGCACCTTCTTCCATGGCCCGCTTAGGCAATGATAAGAGGGGTGATCGTGCCAACCAACCTGAGCAATCGAGACGGCCGATAGCAGCACGCGAACGTCGTTGGTAG